In Patescibacteria group bacterium, one DNA window encodes the following:
- the rdgB gene encoding RdgB/HAM1 family non-canonical purine NTP pyrophosphatase gives MKKILVITGNQGKADEISAITGLNMEAKKLELSEIQSLSVEEVAKKKAMAAYEILRQPVIVDDTGMSIEALNNLPGALIVWFLDSLGPQGVLDLITDKTNRKASVSTCIAYADANGVQTFVGVVNGTIPTELKGDGGFGYDPIFIPEGQNKTYAEMTADEKNNISMRKIALMKFKEYITSKDAPASEMSLDDLEKLFKEIKQSDKRRAAEVAYVLAKIYLDKKNIEEATNYGKQSIYLFDQCDMQTMKDCASKYTILGGIVLPDLIHQDVARNRLAPLGL, from the coding sequence ATGAAGAAAATTTTAGTTATTACTGGAAATCAAGGCAAAGCCGATGAAATTTCAGCCATTACTGGCTTAAATATGGAAGCCAAAAAATTGGAACTTTCCGAAATTCAATCACTTTCAGTAGAAGAAGTCGCCAAGAAAAAAGCAATGGCCGCTTACGAAATCTTGCGACAGCCAGTGATTGTGGATGACACAGGAATGAGCATTGAGGCATTGAACAATTTGCCCGGCGCTTTAATTGTTTGGTTTTTGGATTCATTAGGCCCGCAAGGCGTTTTAGATCTCATCACTGACAAAACAAACAGGAAGGCCTCTGTTTCTACTTGTATCGCTTACGCGGACGCTAACGGTGTTCAAACTTTCGTTGGTGTCGTCAACGGAACAATTCCAACAGAACTCAAAGGCGATGGAGGTTTTGGTTATGACCCAATCTTTATTCCCGAAGGTCAAAACAAAACCTACGCGGAAATGACTGCCGATGAAAAAAACAATATCTCCATGCGCAAAATTGCTCTGATGAAATTCAAAGAATACATTACAAGCAAAGACGCGCCCGCATCGGAAATGTCACTAGATGACTTAGAAAAATTGTTTAAAGAAATCAAACAATCTGACAAACGAAGAGCCGCGGAAGTTGCCTATGTCTTGGCTAAAATCTATCTTGATAAAAAAAATATAGAAGAAGCGACAAACTATGGCAAGCAAAGCATCTATCTTTTTGACCAGTGCGACATGCAAACCATGAAAGATTGCGCATCTAAATACACAATTTTAGGCGGCATTGTTCTCCCCGACCTAATTCATCAAGATGTTGCGCGAAACCGCTTAGCCCCTCTTGGATTATAA
- a CDS encoding endonuclease V, whose protein sequence is MASFSWTTDRKEAKQEQQSLYNLLNLKNTLLNLPKFNRGIAIGSAYEENTKRAFATAIFFNKDGKCSNKIIQADIEVDFSYVPGLLAYRVGPAICSILDKIINQADLLLFDGQGIAHQRSFGLASHIGALYNKPSIGVTKNALYGKYVNPPKQRFAHTKIFHPKNKTVIGYALSLGANCNACYVSPGHNIDMETSLRVICNIAGKTCFPFPIQKARALSHKKAKAYWENRKSIL, encoded by the coding sequence ATGGCTAGTTTTTCTTGGACAACAGACAGAAAAGAAGCGAAGCAAGAACAACAATCTCTTTATAATCTTCTTAATCTGAAAAACACTCTATTGAATTTGCCAAAATTTAATCGCGGAATTGCAATTGGCTCAGCTTATGAGGAAAATACAAAAAGAGCTTTTGCTACAGCAATCTTCTTTAATAAAGATGGAAAATGCTCAAATAAGATTATACAGGCCGATATTGAAGTTGATTTTTCGTATGTGCCTGGTTTACTGGCTTATAGGGTTGGTCCCGCAATATGCTCTATTTTGGACAAAATTATTAACCAAGCAGATTTGTTGCTATTTGACGGTCAAGGCATAGCGCACCAGAGAAGTTTTGGTCTCGCATCGCACATAGGCGCGCTTTACAACAAACCATCCATCGGAGTAACAAAAAATGCGTTGTATGGAAAATATGTAAATCCTCCAAAACAACGATTTGCTCATACAAAGATTTTTCATCCGAAAAACAAAACTGTAATTGGATACGCTCTTTCGTTGGGCGCAAACTGCAACGCTTGCTATGTTTCTCCTGGTCATAATATCGATATGGAGACATCTTTAAGAGTAATTTGTAATATTGCCGGAAAAACATGTTTTCCTTTCCCGATTCAAAAGGCGCGCGCCTTGTCGCATAAAAAAGCAAAGGCCTATTGGGAAAATAGAAAAAGTATACTATAA